One part of the Lotus japonicus ecotype B-129 chromosome 2, LjGifu_v1.2 genome encodes these proteins:
- the LOC130738429 gene encoding geranylhydroquinone 3''-hydroxylase CYP76B74-like, whose amino-acid sequence MDFGIGALLLVLTCTFIYILHSLHARTRTSKLPPGPSVFTMIKNVQQILKSPQQWMAKLAETHGPVMRLQIAQGNPTIIISSPELAKEILHINDILFSDRSIPDVTTAHNHNHSSLVFLPVSPLWQDLRKICHHKLFANKTLDASQDLRRQKLLELMSDMRQSSAGGEVVDIGRAAFKTCINFLSNTFVSQDFVRNLDDEYKDIVATLLKATGTPNVSDFVPALKMFDPQGVRKHTANYLTKFFAILDRLIEERSKVRKEKGYVTNNDMLDTLLDIADEDSQKMDNKKIRHLLLDLLVAGTDTTAYGLERAMAEVIHNPSVMSKAKKELEEVIGKGNPVEESDIGRLPYLQAVIKESLRKHPPAPVLLPRRAKKDVEIGGYTIPKGAQVLINEWAIGRNPKVWDKPNLFSPERFEGSELDVKGRHFQLTPFGSGRRICPGSPLAVRMLHLMLGSLINSFDWKLENNMEPKDMDLDKSLRAIPIMVNC is encoded by the exons ATGGATTTTGGAATCGGTGCACTCCTGCTGGTGCTGACATGCACTTTCATCTACATTCTTCACTCACTTCATGCAAGAACAAGAACCTCAAAGCTTCCACCAGGACCTTCAGTTTTCACCATGATAAAAAACGTCCAGCAAATCCTCAAAAGCCCACAACAGTGGATGGCAAAGCTCGCCGAGACCCACGGTCCCGTCATGCGTCTGCAGATAGCCCAAGGAAACCCCACCATCATCATCTCATCCCCCGAATTGGCCAAAGAAATCCTCCACATCAATGACATCCTATTCTCCGACCGGTCGATCCCCGATGTCACGACCGCCCACAACCACAACCACTCTAGCCTTGTCTTCCTCCCGGTCTCGCCGCTCTGGCAAGACCTGAGGAAGATCTGCCACCACAAGCTCTTTGCCAACAAGACTCTCGACGCGAGCCAAGACCTCCGACGCCAGAAGCTTCTGGAACTCATGAGCGACATGCGCCAGAGCAGCGCCGGAGGCGAGGTGGTTGACATTGGAAGAGCGGCGTTCAAGACGTGCATTAATTTCCTGTCTAACACTTTTGTGTCTCAGGATTTCGTTAGGAATTTGGATGATGAGTACAAGGATATTGTGGCAACTTTGTTGAAAGCAACTGGGACACCGAATGTGTCGGATTTTGTCCCTGCGCTGAAGATGTTTGATCCACAAGGGGTGAGAAAGCACACTGCTAATTATCTTACCAAGTTTTTTGCTATCTTGGATCGGTTGATTGAGGAACGTTCTAAGGTGAGGAAAGAAAAAGGTTATGTTACTAACAATGACATGTTGGACACCCTGTTGGATATTGCTGATGAGGATAGCCAAAAGATGGATAACAAGAAGATTAGACATTTATTACTG GATCTGCTTGTGGCTGGAACAGATACAACTGCATATGGATTAGAAAGAGCAATGGCTGAAGTAATCCACAATCCAAGTGTGATGTCAAAAGCCAAAAAGGAACTTGAGGAGGTCATTGGAAAAGGTAATCCAGTTGAGGAATCAGACATAGGAAGACTACCATACTTACAAGCAGTGATCAAAGAAAGTCTACGTAAACACCCTCCAGCTCCAGTTTTACTCCCTCGAAGGGCCAAGAAAGATGTGGAAATCGGAGGCTACACGATCCCAAAAGGTGCCCAAGTTCTTATCAATGAATGGGCTATTGGTAGAAACCCAAAAGTGTGGGATAAGCCCAATTTGTTTTCACCTGAAAGATTTGAGGGATCTGAACTTGATGTGAAAGGTAGACATTTTCAGCTTACACCATTTGGTAGTGGGAGACGTATATGCCCTGGGTCTCCTCTAGCTGTTAGAATGTTGCACTTGATGTTGGGATCATTGATCAACTCTTTTGATTGGAAGCTTGAAAACAATATGGAGCCAAAGGATATGGACTTGGATAAATCCCTGCGAGCCATTCCAATTATGGTAAACTGTTAA
- the LOC130738430 gene encoding putative bark agglutinin LECRPA3 has protein sequence MATPYSNPSTKRLLLAALFLMLAINVNSAQTVSFNYTEFIDDGNLILQGDAKIWTDGSLAMPTDPSIGKTTSRALYATPVPLWDNTTGNVASFITSFSFVVTDVQNLPADGVVFFLAPWGTEIPPNSEGGYLGICDSKSGLNQFVAVEFDSHPNTWDPSSMRSHIGIDVNSIISLNAVNWNRVSGSLEKVTIIYDSLTKTLSVAMTHENGEISTVAEEIDLKVVLPEKVSVGFSATTWDKHRERHDIYSWSFTSTLETNDATVLHSPSIHVSGVAEKGCVSRPQDTTNNCVLPLGCSSTAQSDYRSVEPLGLDSSSPVAQLFEGNVIPNVEPKFSNSKGESSKGNSIEDLPEIRGKKINSPLMSSQSGTHFSSDEIDGIDATSKASGASRSQYFKEVSMTASSESDPIQNLSVDCSRRLAEREDRKEVRQFMLSLCDSLSESGILNCNKLFWERSKKSEARDLWNSGKALGVNVGEDDERMIDRILELEYRDEEEMEVSSRRAVKGIP, from the coding sequence ATGGCCACCCCCTACTCAAACCCTTCAACTAAGAGACTTCTTTTAGCAGCTTTGTTTCTCATGCTAGCCATAAACGTGAACTCAGCCCAAACAGTTTCCTTCAACTACACCGAGTTCATAGATGATGGAAATCTAATCCTCCAAGGTGATGCCAAGATTTGGACAGATGGGAGCTTGGCCATGCCCACTGATCCATCCATTGGCAAGACTACAAGCCGTGCCTTGTATGCGACACCAGTGCCCCTTTGGGATAATACCACTGGCAATGTTGCAAGCTTTATCACTTCATTCTCTTTTGTTGTCACTGACGTCCAAAATTTACCTGCTGATGGAGTGGTCTTCTTCCTTGCCCCATGGGGGACTGAGATTCCCCCCAATTCAGAAGGAGGGTATCTCGGAATCTGTGATAGTAAGAGTGGCTTGAATCAATTTGTTGCAGTAGAATTTGATTCTCACCCCAATACATGGGACCCAAGTTCTATGAGATCACATATTGGAATCGACGTCAACTCTATAATTTCCCTGAATGCTGTGAACTGGAACAGGGTGAGTGGATCATTGGAAAAGGTAACTATTATCTATGACTCTCTAACTAAGACATTGAGTGTTGCTATGACTCACGAGAACGGTGAAATTTCCACCGTTGCTGAAGAAATTGATTTGAAAGTTGTGCTTCCAGAGAAGGTTAGTGTTGGTTTTAGCGCAACCACGTGGGATAAGCATCGTGAGAGACATGACATCTATTCATGGTCTTTCACTTCAACCTTGGAAACCAACGACGCCACAGTTCTTCATTCCCCCTCTATACACGTGTCGGGGGTTGCTGAAAAGGGGTGTGTATCAAGGCCCCAGGACACAACTAACAATTGTGTGTTACCTTTGGGCTGTTCCTCCACGGCCCAATCTGATTATAGGTCGGTGGAACCACTTGGGCTTGACTCTTCTTCCCCGGTGGCCCAATTATTTGAGGGTAATGTGATCCCGAACGTGGAACCAAAGTTTTCCAATAGTAAAGGTGAGTCTTCCAAGGGTAATTCAATAGAGGATTTGCCGGAGATAAGGGGGAAAAAGATAAACTCTCCACTGATGTCTTCACAATCAGGAACCCACTTCTCTTCAGACGAGATCGATGGGATCGATGCCACCTCTAAGGCTAGCGGTGCCTCTCGGTCACAGTATTTTAAGGAGGTGTCGATGACAGCAAGTTCTGAAAGTGACCCAATTCAAAACCTTTCCGTCGACTGCTCAAGGAGATTGGCGGAGAGGGAGGATAGAAAAGAGGTTAGACAATTCATGCTTTCTTTATGTGACTCTCTGTCAGAATCAGGGATTCTCAATTGCAATAAGCTGTTCTGGGAACGTTCTAAAAAATCGGAGGCCAGAGATCTCTGGAACTCTGGTAAAGCCTTGGGGGTTAATGTAGGGGAGGATGACGAACGAATGATTGATAGAATTCTGGAGCTAGAATACAGGGATGAGGAGGAGATGGAAGTCAGTTCAAGAAGGGCGGTAAAGGGTATCCCATGA